The region CGGGCATCGTTCGCATGTAGATCGTACAGACACTCTGCGGCGGAGTGATGTTCACGGCGGTGGTGTGGTCGTTGATTCCCAAGTTCATCGAAACCGTCGGCGGGTCGAACTCGTCATTTTGCCATTGGGGATCGGTTTCGGTTTCCTCGTAAATGGCTTTCATCTCAACGAGGAACGGGATCATCGCCCAGTTCGCGTTGAGTCCCTTGTTCGTGCTGGAATGTGCGGCCACGCCCCGTGAGACGGCATGGAATCCGCAACTCCCCTTGTGTGCGTGCACGACTTTCAGCCGCGTGGGTTCGCCGATAATTCCGTTGATCTGTTGTTCGGCCATCTCCTGGTAGAGTTCCGAATGCCGAACGACCCGTCGAGCACCGTGATAGCCAACTTCCTCATCGGCGGTTGCGGTAATGTAGATCGGATGTTGCAGGTCCTTCCCGGAAAACCGAGACGCCGCCTCTAGCATGCAGGCCAACGAGCCTTTCATGTCGCAACTTCCGCGACCGTACAGTCGGTTGTTGTGAACATGCGGATCAAACGGCCCATGCGTGTCGCTGTGCCAATCGGTGACGGGCACGACATCGGTGTGGGCGAAGAACCCGAGGCCGCCATCGCCGTCACCTTTTTTGCCGATGATATTGCACTTGAGAACACCGTTGGCATCCTCGTACTCAACGCGTTCGGTCGTGAATTCCAGCTTGAGTAGCAGGTCTTCGACATAATCACTGACGGCGACATTCGACACCGAACTGGGTGACTCAAACGCAATCAGGTCTTTGGTATATTGTAGCGCATCCATGGTTCGCTCGATATTGATCGGGAATGAACTCCGTGCTCCAGCGTCCGTCACCGGACGCAGATGATTCTCTACCGCAATCATCCCCGATGCAACCACCAGCGGCGTTCACAGTTCCTGTTTTCAAAGTCGAAACGAAACCTCACTGAGACGCTTGACAAAAGTACTCCAAGAAAAAACGCGTCGGGCATGGAACTCCCGACGCGTTTGCAACTCATGATTGATAATTCGTTGGATCTAACGCCCGTTCTTCAGAGCGGCGAAGGCTGGGTTATCGACGATTTCCCAATTGTCGCCAGTGTTCCACGGACCGGTTTGGTCTTCGCCCAAGTCGCCCTCGCCAGTGGAATCGTTGTAGTATTTGTTGACGTATTCGTCATCAATCGGCATTTCGCCAATTTCCAATGGACCTTTCGACATACTTTCCAAAGCTTTGCCGAAAGCTTTCATGTGCGTGATTTCCCGCGTCATTAGGAACTTCAACGCATCTTTGGTGCCAGCGTCATCGGTTTGATTGATGAGCCGTTCGTAAGTGATCTTCGCCCGCGCTTCCGCAGCCATGTTCGATCGCAAATCGACCTCGAGTTGACCACTCACTTTGAGGTAGTCCGCGGTCCACGGGTTGCCTTGCGAGTTATTCAGCGAGATTCCACCGCCACCGACGATGCAAATGAGCGGGTCTTGCTCGGCCGACTCGGCTTCCTCACGCAATGGTTTAAGGTGCATTCGAGCCAGCTGCCCGATCACTTCGAGGTGGCTCAGCTCTTCCGTGCCGATGTCCATGAGCAAGTCTTTGCGAGCGGGGTCTTCGCAGTTCATTCCTTGCACACTGTATTGCAATGCCGCCGCCAGTTCTCCGTTGGCACCGCCGAATTGCTCTAACAGCATCTTCCCAAAGACTGGGTCAGGCTCGCCCACGTTGACTGTATACATGAGTTTTTTGACGTGATGATACATCGGTTCCTCCGCTCGAAGATTCTAATTCAGTCGTTGTACGTCGTTGCACAACGTTCCAGCACCACATCGCAAACACTATGCCGACAGCGTTTTCGCCGCCAAAGCCGGAAATCACGCGGGATTTGTGGTACTCGCAGAACCAGATTGGTTGAAGAACCGTCACAAAGCGTGAGTTTAGACGTGTTCTCAGCACGAGAGCAGCCACGCCAGAGACAATGTTTCAATCAAGGAAAAAACGGCTTTTCGGTCGGTATCACGCTAGTTCCGAAAACCGGCGTTGGTCTACAATTTGGCCGAACGTGATCGAAACTCTTGTGTTAAGGAGAGACACCGTGAAAGGCGATTCTGAAATTATCGATGCCCTGAATGCCGGGCTGACCATCGAACTGACCGCCATCAACTTGTACTTCATCCACTCGAAGATGTGCCGCGACTGGGGTTACAACACGCTCGCGAAGCATTTCTATGATGAGTCGATCGAGGAAATGAAGCACGCGGAATACCTCATCGACCGCATTTTGTTCTTAGAAGGCGTGCCGGAAATTGCCCGCTACGATGTGATTCGAGTCGGTGATACCGTCGAAAAGCAATTGGCCAATGCGTTGGAGTTGGAGCTGAAAGCCGTCTCAACCTATAACGATGGCGTGAAATTGGCCGCCGACAAAAAAGATGCCGGCAGCAAAGAGATCATGGAGCGAATTCTGGTCGAAAGCGAAGAGAGTGTCGACTGGACCGAAACCCAGCAACACGTCATTTCGGAAGTCGGAATCCAGCTTTATCTCAGCACACAGACTGGTGGACCGGCTGAGTGAGATGTGGTCGCCGCGTGAGCTTGGGAGGTCGCCAGCATCGCACCGATGCGTCGTCGACATCCCATGCAACCGGTGCCGGCTCCTGTGGAGTTCATCACGCAACCAACGGTCCGAACCATTCCCGTGGAGATGGCTCCACGAACTTCGGATTCCGTCACACCCAAGCAGTGACAAATGAGTTTGTCTGAGTGATGAGACATATTCCGATCCTATCGGAAAGGCCATTCGCGTTATTGCGGATGGCTTTTTTTATGGCAAGTGGCCGTGGGATTCACCCGGGCAGCCAACTTGGTTGGGAAGAATCGCTACTGAGATTCAGTCTCAGCAAGAATTATTCTATTGGTTCATCGACCATCGTCAATGCAAAGTTGCAATTTTTTTGATTCGGTCTGATTTTCCGGAGTCTTCGCCGGCCAGCGACACGGAAATCCGCGTTGACCATTTTCGGTTCTCCTGAGAGAATCCCCGCCGTTGGCCATCGCACCATGCGCCACGCGAGATCGTAAGTCATTCCAGTGGAAGGATTTCCCATGACCAGCGGCAAGGACGTCGCCCGCCCGTTTGATGTCAGTCTTGATGAAAGTCCCGAAACACTTGATTTCACCGCAGCAGTGAACCCTTCCCGATCCGCCGATCCCATGATGGCCCGACGCGAGGTGTTCGCCGACCGCGATACACCGGAAGTCTTCCGATCGGTTTGTCATCGCCACGAAATTTGGCGAGATGATCCTTACGACGTCGCCACCATCCATGCAGCGGCGCGTCAGGAATTTGAGCGGTTGATGACCCGAACATCCGGCACGAATCCGGAGTCCAACGCTGGTCGGATTCTCCTGATTCTGGGGGAATCCGGAGCGGGGAAAACACACCTGATGCGGGTCTTCCGCAACCATGTGCATTCCTCGAAAACCGGTT is a window of Thalassoroseus pseudoceratinae DNA encoding:
- a CDS encoding M20 family metallopeptidase; the encoded protein is MDALQYTKDLIAFESPSSVSNVAVSDYVEDLLLKLEFTTERVEYEDANGVLKCNIIGKKGDGDGGLGFFAHTDVVPVTDWHSDTHGPFDPHVHNNRLYGRGSCDMKGSLACMLEAASRFSGKDLQHPIYITATADEEVGYHGARRVVRHSELYQEMAEQQINGIIGEPTRLKVVHAHKGSCGFHAVSRGVAAHSSTNKGLNANWAMIPFLVEMKAIYEETETDPQWQNDEFDPPTVSMNLGINDHTTAVNITPPQSVCTIYMRTMPGQDSSVWLNRARAVAEENGLEFEVRVDGSAFYTSPDSEFVKELCDLADCERSSTVSYGTDGSVLGEKLDNLVVWGPGDIAQAHTRDEWIALDQLKRGANAFSYAIRKWCC
- the bfr gene encoding bacterioferritin, giving the protein MKGDSEIIDALNAGLTIELTAINLYFIHSKMCRDWGYNTLAKHFYDESIEEMKHAEYLIDRILFLEGVPEIARYDVIRVGDTVEKQLANALELELKAVSTYNDGVKLAADKKDAGSKEIMERILVESEESVDWTETQQHVISEVGIQLYLSTQTGGPAE
- a CDS encoding (2Fe-2S)-binding protein, with the translated sequence MSHHSDKLICHCLGVTESEVRGAISTGMVRTVGCVMNSTGAGTGCMGCRRRIGAMLATSQAHAATTSHSAGPPVCVLR